A genomic window from Cloacibacillus evryensis DSM 19522 includes:
- the thrC gene encoding threonine synthase translates to MGVIERYSELLPVTEKTPKLTLGEGSTPLVHLDNISEMLGIELWAKLEGCNPSGSFKDRGMVMAVAKALESGAKALVCASTGNTSASAAAYAAAANVPCFVLLPAGKVALGKLAQALMYGATVIAVNGNFDRALEMAREAAEKEGYAIVNSVNPYRLWGQRSGAWEICEALGKAPDWHAIPVGNAGNISAYWAGYKQYQELGKIDKLPRMMGFQAAGAAPLVTGEPCPNPETVATAIRIGNPVSAHLAKEAVAMSSGEFNSVTDEEILAAQLLLSSKGGIFAEPASCAPLAGLIKFKKEGRLPRGITAVMILTGNGLKDPDTAMSQVGRPLEIGDSLEELLAVMKK, encoded by the coding sequence ATGGGAGTAATCGAAAGATATTCGGAACTGTTGCCGGTAACGGAAAAGACGCCGAAGCTGACGCTGGGCGAAGGCTCGACGCCGCTCGTCCATCTCGACAATATAAGCGAGATGCTTGGCATTGAGCTTTGGGCAAAACTTGAGGGCTGCAATCCCTCCGGCTCGTTTAAAGACAGGGGCATGGTCATGGCCGTAGCGAAGGCGCTGGAGAGCGGCGCCAAGGCTCTCGTATGCGCCTCCACGGGTAACACCTCCGCCTCCGCCGCGGCCTACGCCGCCGCCGCCAACGTGCCCTGCTTCGTCCTGCTGCCGGCGGGAAAGGTGGCGCTGGGAAAGCTGGCCCAGGCTCTTATGTACGGAGCTACGGTCATTGCCGTCAACGGCAACTTTGACCGCGCGCTCGAAATGGCGCGCGAAGCCGCTGAAAAAGAGGGATATGCGATCGTCAACTCTGTCAACCCCTATCGTCTCTGGGGACAGAGGAGCGGCGCCTGGGAGATCTGCGAAGCGCTTGGCAAGGCTCCCGACTGGCACGCGATACCCGTCGGCAACGCCGGCAACATCAGCGCCTACTGGGCCGGTTATAAACAGTATCAGGAACTTGGAAAGATAGACAAGCTGCCGCGCATGATGGGCTTCCAGGCGGCGGGCGCCGCGCCGCTCGTGACGGGCGAACCCTGCCCCAATCCGGAGACGGTGGCGACGGCGATCCGCATCGGAAACCCGGTGAGCGCCCACCTCGCTAAAGAGGCGGTAGCCATGTCAAGCGGAGAATTTAACTCCGTTACTGACGAAGAGATACTGGCAGCTCAGCTGCTGCTCTCTTCAAAGGGCGGTATCTTTGCCGAGCCCGCCTCCTGCGCCCCGCTGGCCGGACTTATAAAGTTCAAGAAAGAGGGGCGCCTGCCGCGGGGGATCACCGCGGTCATGATCTTGACCGGGAACGGTTTGAAGGACCCCGACACCGCGATGTCCCAGGTCGGACGTCCGCTGGAGATCGGCGACAGCCTTGAAGAGCTCCTGGCGGTGATGAAAAAATGA
- the csm6 gene encoding type III-A CRISPR-associated CARF protein Csm6, with amino-acid sequence MQKDKSVLFSPIGSTDPISNCRDGGMLHIARIYKPSKVILYFSDEMLAFEKTDHRYTRALSLLGEKLSHGFDVEVQKCADITEVHKFDLFYEEFEKRLKKISDENPESEILVNISSGTPAMKSALQFIAALGSVERLTAIQVATPEKKCNKHRAPAVNYDLETEWACDEDNETETFEDRSEVSGSLNLAARIKRETLIKHVEAYDYHAALSIAVGLGDKIPPLALKLLDAAAARAQLNLNRIQISLKETGVKIIPVESSDLRNIAEYLLWLDVKLKRGELADFIRGLTPLIADLFEYYISKVLKIDIRKYCDSSGEYSLKLKRYKLERTSEGMKILEMLDAQFNCYKDDYLSSKNMLCILKAFCADKMAAELFENIRNVESAVRNIAAHEIIAITPELIEKKTRENGCASAPAGILNMLFKAAELYGIPQGKIKNSYGEMNELIKEALKG; translated from the coding sequence ATGCAAAAGGACAAGTCAGTTCTCTTCTCACCCATAGGCTCGACAGACCCCATCTCCAACTGCCGCGACGGAGGAATGCTCCACATTGCCAGAATATACAAACCCTCCAAAGTTATACTTTATTTTTCAGATGAAATGTTGGCTTTTGAAAAAACTGATCACCGTTACACACGCGCGCTCTCTCTGCTTGGCGAAAAACTTTCTCATGGATTCGATGTTGAGGTACAAAAATGTGCCGATATTACAGAGGTACATAAGTTTGACCTTTTTTATGAAGAATTTGAAAAACGCCTGAAAAAAATAAGTGATGAGAACCCGGAAAGCGAGATACTTGTCAACATATCCTCCGGGACGCCGGCGATGAAGAGCGCACTGCAGTTTATAGCGGCGCTTGGCTCTGTAGAAAGACTCACGGCAATACAGGTAGCCACTCCTGAAAAAAAATGCAACAAACACAGAGCACCCGCAGTCAACTATGATCTTGAGACCGAATGGGCCTGCGACGAGGATAATGAAACAGAAACTTTTGAAGACCGCTCGGAAGTATCCGGCAGTCTGAATCTGGCCGCGCGGATAAAGAGGGAAACGCTTATCAAACATGTCGAGGCCTACGACTACCACGCCGCGCTTTCAATCGCCGTCGGACTGGGAGATAAAATCCCGCCTCTCGCCCTGAAACTCCTCGATGCCGCTGCGGCCAGAGCACAGCTTAATCTGAATAGAATCCAGATTTCCTTGAAGGAGACGGGGGTGAAAATCATCCCCGTAGAGAGTTCCGACCTTCGCAACATCGCCGAATACCTGCTTTGGCTCGACGTCAAACTGAAACGCGGCGAACTGGCCGATTTCATCCGCGGCCTCACGCCGTTGATCGCGGATCTGTTTGAATATTACATATCAAAGGTCTTGAAAATCGATATAAGAAAATATTGTGACAGCAGCGGCGAATACAGCCTAAAACTGAAACGTTACAAATTAGAGCGCACTTCAGAGGGAATGAAGATCCTCGAAATGCTTGATGCGCAGTTTAACTGCTATAAAGACGACTATCTGTCATCGAAGAACATGCTCTGCATTTTAAAAGCCTTCTGTGCCGATAAAATGGCGGCGGAACTCTTTGAAAACATCAGGAATGTGGAATCTGCCGTCAGGAATATCGCCGCTCATGAGATCATCGCGATCACGCCGGAATTAATAGAGAAAAAAACCAGAGAAAATGGCTGTGCCTCCGCTCCGGCAGGGATCCTGAACATGCTCTTCAAGGCGGCGGAGCTTTATGGTATTCCGCAGGGAAAAATAAAAAATTCATACGGCGAGATGAACGAGCTTATAAAAGAGGCTCTAAAGGGATAG
- the lptC gene encoding LPS export ABC transporter periplasmic protein LptC codes for MFKGKISGKKLIVLTVILVIAVGAFYLWRDLNLSAMNKIPIPDLVVENIEIERMINGKKWKLISPRVEHKDGIVYGDSMDVTITDPAGRVTHIYADKGTFTRENNDVSLTSADGVMKENAKEYNLKSGNVKYEAAAEKWNFDDGVALSDGRMLIEGKKGYYDTKSGECRLTDGGTITWSDR; via the coding sequence GTGTTTAAAGGGAAAATATCCGGAAAGAAACTTATCGTCCTGACGGTGATCCTCGTGATCGCCGTCGGGGCATTTTATCTTTGGCGCGACCTCAACCTCAGCGCCATGAACAAGATACCGATCCCCGATCTGGTCGTCGAAAATATTGAGATAGAACGGATGATCAACGGTAAAAAGTGGAAATTGATCTCTCCGCGCGTGGAACACAAAGACGGCATCGTCTACGGAGATTCTATGGATGTGACGATCACCGACCCGGCCGGCAGGGTGACGCACATATACGCCGACAAGGGAACATTTACCCGCGAGAACAACGATGTATCGCTTACAAGCGCCGACGGCGTCATGAAAGAAAACGCCAAGGAATATAATCTCAAATCGGGCAATGTAAAATACGAGGCGGCGGCGGAGAAGTGGAACTTCGACGACGGAGTCGCGCTCAGCGACGGCCGCATGCTGATAGAGGGCAAAAAGGGATACTATGACACAAAGAGCGGCGAATGCCGGCTTACAGACGGAGGGACTATAACATGGAGCGATCGCTGA
- the csm2 gene encoding type III-A CRISPR-associated protein Csm2, with translation MVGPGGNRNNYQRQDTRAAYNNRQPQSAQPQPQPVPAEKLPAEYVDQAEAVMLSLRTTDKHGNLKFNITASKIRKILTLVTDILNEERFNKNAELNQANIQRLSMARVRIAYDAGRDNGVKEFAEKAKLLNYIKGIGKSRAEFIRFAEYMEALVAWHRYLGGEN, from the coding sequence ATGGTTGGACCAGGGGGAAACAGGAACAATTACCAACGGCAAGATACAAGGGCAGCATATAACAACAGACAGCCGCAGAGCGCGCAGCCGCAGCCGCAGCCGGTGCCCGCGGAAAAGCTGCCGGCAGAGTATGTCGACCAAGCGGAGGCCGTAATGCTCTCCCTGCGCACGACAGACAAGCATGGCAACCTTAAATTTAATATAACGGCCAGCAAAATCAGAAAGATACTGACGCTGGTGACAGATATCCTGAATGAAGAGAGGTTTAACAAAAACGCGGAGCTGAATCAGGCAAACATACAAAGGCTGAGTATGGCTCGTGTCCGTATCGCTTACGACGCGGGGCGCGACAATGGTGTAAAAGAGTTTGCGGAAAAGGCAAAACTGCTGAACTACATCAAGGGTATCGGCAAAAGCAGGGCGGAATTTATCCGTTTTGCGGAATATATGGAAGCACTGGTAGCGTGGCACCGGTATCTGGGCGGGGAAAACTAG
- a CDS encoding aspartate kinase: protein MEWEKLPLTVLKFGGSSVADSERMKHVAQIVKKIRDKGFRVAVVVSAMGNMTDELLALASDVATEKDGREMDQLLATGEQQSVALLSLAIKQYGIPAQSFTALQAGIKAAGFPMEGRIYRIEPDAVERALNEGTVAVITGFQAITDNGDVITLGRGGSDLSAVALAAALGADSCQLLKDVTGIMTGDPRVVKKPKKLAQLGFDECMEMAVQGAKVLQARSVEMAARYEMPLYVGSSFVEEEGTWVMSNPVTEGLIIKAVIQDMKVAKVVLLGVPDIPGIAARLFANLAEKGVGAEMIIQNNMRGGVNDIGFLVKKTSLEVASQVCRELCREIDAQGVSFDTEIARVSIVGAGIANHPEIPSKMFNILAEAGINIEMIASTALSITCVVGSARADDAVRELHDHFIDEVAF from the coding sequence ATGGAATGGGAAAAATTGCCGCTTACGGTCCTTAAATTCGGCGGCTCCTCGGTCGCCGATTCCGAGAGGATGAAGCATGTGGCGCAGATAGTCAAAAAGATACGCGACAAGGGCTTCCGCGTCGCCGTCGTCGTCTCCGCGATGGGCAACATGACGGACGAGCTGCTCGCACTCGCGAGCGACGTCGCCACGGAGAAGGACGGACGCGAGATGGACCAGCTGCTCGCCACAGGAGAGCAGCAGAGCGTGGCGCTGCTTTCGCTTGCGATAAAGCAGTACGGCATCCCGGCGCAGTCCTTCACGGCGCTGCAGGCCGGCATAAAGGCCGCGGGTTTCCCGATGGAGGGCCGTATCTACAGAATAGAGCCTGATGCCGTGGAAAGGGCGCTTAACGAAGGCACCGTAGCCGTCATCACCGGATTTCAGGCGATAACGGACAACGGCGACGTCATCACACTCGGACGCGGCGGCTCCGACCTTTCGGCGGTCGCGCTGGCGGCGGCGCTGGGGGCCGACTCATGTCAGCTACTTAAGGACGTAACGGGGATAATGACCGGCGACCCGCGCGTCGTGAAAAAACCTAAAAAGCTGGCGCAACTCGGCTTTGACGAGTGCATGGAGATGGCGGTGCAGGGCGCGAAAGTGCTGCAGGCGCGCAGCGTCGAAATGGCGGCGCGCTACGAAATGCCGCTTTACGTCGGTTCAAGCTTTGTGGAAGAGGAGGGTACTTGGGTAATGAGCAATCCGGTAACAGAGGGACTTATAATAAAAGCGGTCATACAGGACATGAAGGTGGCGAAGGTGGTGCTTCTCGGAGTGCCTGACATCCCCGGCATCGCGGCGCGCCTCTTTGCGAACCTTGCGGAGAAGGGCGTCGGCGCGGAGATGATAATTCAAAACAACATGCGCGGCGGCGTCAACGACATTGGCTTCCTCGTTAAAAAGACGAGTTTGGAGGTGGCGAGCCAGGTCTGCCGCGAACTTTGCCGCGAGATCGACGCGCAGGGCGTCTCCTTCGATACGGAGATCGCACGCGTCTCCATTGTCGGCGCCGGCATCGCGAACCACCCGGAGATACCTTCAAAAATGTTCAACATTCTCGCCGAGGCGGGCATCAACATCGAGATGATCGCCTCCACGGCGCTGTCCATCACCTGCGTCGTCGGCTCGGCGCGCGCGGACGACGCCGTGCGCGAACTCCACGATCATTTTATCGACGAGGTGGCATTCTAA
- a CDS encoding aspartate-semialdehyde dehydrogenase, with protein sequence MGAKRVAVLGATGLVGREMLYTLEQRKFPVSELIPLASPRSAGKKVVFNGEEIEVRAVNEDSFKGVDIALFSAGGKTSKQWAPVAAASGAVVIDNSSAWRMDPEVPLIVPEINAGDVSMAKNKGIIANPNCSTIQAVVVLYPLHKAAGLKYINISTYQSVAGTGKAAIESLRDGAKAAIKGEEYGDDVYPHNIAFNLLPHIGPFDEEGISEEEWKMVNESRKIMHIPGLRVSGITVRVPIFRCHGESVTAQFERPLSPAEAREILKNAPGVVVRDDPKNAEYPMPIETAGKDDVCVGRIRRDTGLDNALAMWVVGDNLRKGAALNAVQIAEKLL encoded by the coding sequence ATGGGCGCCAAGAGAGTGGCGGTGCTCGGAGCTACCGGGCTGGTCGGACGCGAGATGCTTTACACGCTGGAACAGAGAAAATTCCCCGTTTCAGAACTCATCCCGCTTGCCTCTCCGCGCTCCGCGGGCAAAAAGGTGGTATTCAACGGCGAAGAGATAGAGGTGCGGGCCGTTAACGAAGATTCCTTCAAGGGAGTCGACATCGCCCTCTTCTCGGCGGGCGGCAAGACCTCAAAACAGTGGGCGCCGGTCGCCGCGGCGAGCGGCGCGGTCGTCATCGACAACAGCTCCGCCTGGCGCATGGACCCGGAGGTGCCGCTCATCGTGCCGGAGATCAACGCCGGCGACGTCTCGATGGCGAAGAACAAGGGGATCATCGCGAACCCGAACTGCTCGACGATACAGGCCGTCGTCGTTCTCTATCCTCTTCACAAGGCAGCCGGACTGAAATACATAAACATCAGCACCTATCAGTCGGTCGCCGGTACCGGCAAGGCGGCGATCGAGTCGCTGCGCGACGGCGCGAAGGCGGCGATCAAGGGCGAAGAATACGGCGACGACGTCTATCCGCACAACATCGCCTTCAACCTCCTGCCTCACATCGGCCCCTTCGACGAAGAGGGCATATCTGAAGAGGAATGGAAGATGGTCAACGAATCGCGCAAGATCATGCACATCCCCGGCCTTCGCGTCAGCGGCATCACCGTGCGCGTACCGATCTTCCGCTGCCACGGCGAAAGCGTGACGGCGCAGTTTGAACGCCCGCTCAGCCCCGCCGAAGCGCGCGAAATACTGAAAAACGCCCCCGGCGTCGTCGTGCGCGACGACCCGAAAAACGCCGAATACCCGATGCCCATAGAGACGGCCGGCAAAGACGATGTCTGTGTCGGCCGCATACGCCGCGACACCGGCCTCGACAACGCGCTCGCGATGTGGGTCGTAGGCGACAACCTCAGAAAAGGCGCGGCGCTCAACGCGGTGCAGATCGCGGAGAAGCTGCTTTAG
- the cas10 gene encoding type III-A CRISPR-associated protein Cas10/Csm1 — protein sequence MTSRKETVAVGGLLHDIGKVIYRAEIESGSHSAIGYKWLKNIAAFSEASEILDCLRYHHGTAIRGAKLQSSSPAYIVYIADNIAAGADRREEIPEEGEAHERAPFIRTMPLASVFNLLNGGSRNLACCPRNLSPTANYPREDAGQLTTALYQQKTRELKHELESIEFNGSYINSLLCQLESTLSFIPSSTSTKEVADISLFDHAKITAAAAASICAYLEDAGRTNYKMELLDKEKEFMKEEAFLFFSCDFSGIQKFIYRVASKEALKSLRSRSFVLEMLMEYLMDEILEECGLSRANLIYTGGGHSYMLLPNTRQSRTALEKFEKNTNLWLRRQFGDTLYLACGWLPVSANSLKNTPAEKSPYTGIYRSLSRLISEKKLRRYGAEELRELNKAGSESGARECKICGTAAKLRPDEELCEWCSTFAGISSEILKKEIFAVVLEDDQEGEKYLNVPNIYTEKPRHIQFKNHDEALTKIKNGEAVRVYSKNSPHSGYNYSTNLYMGDYVYDKDLENLAEEANGVKRIAILRADVDNLGRTFTSGFERTGKTLSAEERERYKTLSRTAALSRQLSMFFKYHLNTLLSGKDGELAPFLLSGAGAAKKALIVYSGGDDIFMVGAWDDILESAVDIRNAFKKFTGGALTISAGIAIYPYKYPIYRGAHLAAELEEKSKRVPGKDSLTLFTADEGYTYKWDDFSSRVVPKLRLLGKFLDGEDSERGKAFLYKLLQLLRRADKKINIARCAYLLTRLEPKEEGAKKRAYGEFAKQTYLWITDGKDRGELITAIQIYVYLTRKRGA from the coding sequence GTGACCAGTCGAAAAGAAACGGTGGCTGTAGGCGGTCTGCTCCATGACATCGGCAAAGTCATCTATCGTGCTGAGATAGAAAGCGGCAGCCACAGCGCCATCGGTTACAAATGGCTGAAGAATATCGCCGCATTCTCAGAGGCTTCCGAGATATTGGACTGTCTGCGATATCATCACGGAACGGCGATAAGAGGGGCCAAACTCCAGTCTTCCTCGCCGGCCTACATCGTATATATCGCTGACAATATCGCGGCCGGAGCCGACCGTCGCGAAGAGATTCCCGAGGAAGGCGAAGCTCACGAGCGTGCGCCGTTTATACGCACAATGCCCCTTGCCTCGGTATTCAATCTGCTGAACGGAGGCTCACGCAATTTGGCCTGCTGCCCGCGGAACCTATCACCGACGGCAAATTATCCGCGGGAAGATGCCGGTCAGCTTACGACCGCGCTCTATCAGCAAAAAACGAGAGAGTTGAAACATGAGCTGGAGAGCATAGAGTTCAATGGCTCATATATTAACTCACTGCTCTGTCAGCTTGAAAGCACCTTATCCTTCATCCCATCAAGCACCTCGACAAAAGAGGTCGCCGACATCTCGCTCTTTGACCACGCCAAAATAACCGCGGCCGCGGCGGCCTCCATATGCGCCTACCTTGAAGACGCCGGCAGGACGAACTACAAAATGGAGCTTCTGGACAAAGAAAAAGAATTCATGAAAGAGGAGGCTTTTCTCTTCTTCTCCTGCGACTTTTCGGGCATTCAAAAATTCATTTATCGAGTGGCCTCCAAAGAGGCGCTGAAATCACTGCGCAGCAGATCCTTCGTACTTGAGATGCTGATGGAATACCTCATGGACGAGATACTTGAGGAGTGCGGCCTGTCGCGCGCGAATCTGATATACACGGGAGGCGGCCACAGCTACATGCTGCTCCCCAACACGCGGCAGTCCCGTACCGCGCTGGAAAAATTTGAGAAAAATACAAACCTATGGCTCCGGCGGCAGTTCGGCGACACGCTCTACCTTGCCTGCGGCTGGCTTCCCGTATCCGCGAACAGTCTTAAAAACACGCCGGCGGAAAAATCACCCTACACCGGCATCTACCGGTCGCTAAGCCGCCTGATCTCCGAGAAAAAGCTTCGCCGGTACGGCGCGGAAGAGCTTCGCGAACTCAACAAGGCGGGGAGTGAGAGCGGAGCGCGCGAGTGCAAAATCTGCGGCACTGCTGCGAAGCTGCGGCCCGATGAGGAACTTTGCGAATGGTGTTCAACATTTGCCGGGATCTCTTCCGAGATACTAAAAAAGGAGATATTCGCCGTAGTTTTGGAAGATGACCAAGAGGGAGAAAAATATTTAAACGTTCCTAACATTTATACTGAAAAGCCAAGACACATACAATTTAAAAACCATGACGAAGCGCTGACAAAGATAAAGAATGGGGAGGCCGTTCGCGTCTACAGCAAAAACAGCCCGCACTCCGGCTACAACTACAGCACCAACCTTTATATGGGTGACTACGTCTACGATAAAGATCTCGAAAATCTGGCGGAAGAGGCAAACGGCGTAAAACGGATCGCCATCCTCCGCGCAGACGTGGACAACCTTGGCAGGACCTTCACTTCCGGCTTTGAACGCACCGGCAAGACGCTGAGCGCGGAAGAGCGTGAGCGTTACAAAACGCTTTCTCGCACGGCGGCGCTCTCAAGACAGCTCTCCATGTTCTTCAAGTATCATTTAAACACATTGCTGAGCGGCAAGGACGGAGAACTCGCCCCCTTCCTGCTTTCGGGCGCCGGCGCCGCTAAAAAAGCGCTTATCGTCTATTCCGGAGGAGACGACATCTTCATGGTGGGGGCATGGGACGATATACTGGAAAGCGCTGTCGACATACGCAATGCATTTAAGAAATTCACCGGCGGCGCTCTCACCATATCGGCTGGCATCGCGATATACCCTTACAAATATCCCATCTATAGAGGCGCGCATCTGGCGGCGGAGCTGGAAGAAAAATCGAAGCGGGTTCCGGGAAAAGATTCCCTTACGCTCTTCACCGCGGATGAGGGCTACACATATAAGTGGGATGACTTCTCATCGAGAGTGGTCCCTAAACTACGGCTGCTGGGCAAGTTTTTGGACGGGGAGGACTCGGAACGGGGCAAGGCCTTCCTATATAAACTTCTTCAACTGCTGCGGCGGGCAGATAAAAAAATAAATATCGCGCGCTGCGCCTACCTGCTGACGCGTCTTGAGCCAAAAGAAGAGGGCGCAAAAAAGAGGGCCTACGGTGAATTCGCGAAACAAACATACCTGTGGATAACAGACGGTAAGGACAGAGGCGAACTCATAACCGCCATCCAAATATATGTATATCTGACAAGAAAGAGGGGCGCGTAA
- the greA gene encoding transcription elongation factor GreA has translation MAKAADDKVIMTRDGYEKLKAELVSLRGDGRAEIAAKLEEARAFGDLSENAEYHAAKEEQEKLENRVLQLEYQLSKAQIVETEDIDTSVVSLGTTVTFEDLDLKKSFVYTLVGTEEADIKDNRISAASPVGKAVMGKHADDEVMVRTPRGIRHLKVVKIQLK, from the coding sequence ATGGCCAAAGCGGCAGACGATAAAGTGATAATGACTCGGGACGGCTATGAGAAGCTGAAGGCGGAACTTGTTTCCCTACGCGGCGACGGACGTGCGGAGATAGCCGCTAAGCTCGAAGAGGCGCGCGCTTTCGGAGACCTCAGTGAAAACGCGGAATACCACGCGGCAAAAGAAGAGCAGGAAAAGCTTGAGAACCGCGTGTTGCAGCTCGAATATCAGCTGAGCAAGGCCCAGATAGTGGAGACAGAGGATATCGACACCAGCGTCGTCAGCCTCGGCACGACGGTAACGTTCGAGGACCTTGACCTTAAAAAGTCATTCGTCTATACGCTGGTCGGCACGGAAGAGGCCGACATCAAAGATAACCGCATCTCTGCGGCCAGCCCGGTAGGCAAGGCGGTAATGGGCAAGCACGCTGACGACGAGGTCATGGTGAGGACCCCGCGCGGCATCCGCCATCTCAAGGTCGTCAAGATCCAGCTCAAGTAG
- the thrB gene encoding homoserine kinase — translation MNPLITLRVPATSANLGSGFDAIGMAVSLYNIFKVMELRPEGEYEVEAHGEGCRELSSPKANLVIVAYEETCKRWNVKGPGFSLWCHNIIPLCRGLGSSAGAVVAGVLIAKYLTGYEAGEDELLRAMTVIEGHPDNVAPCYLGGMVVSCWDGQDLRYVNLPALPPEVLCVVAVPDERVKTSDARKALPKEVPFGDAVFNVGRAALLTAAWATGKWDYLKWGMDDKLHQPYRSKLFSGGEVIFSRVEALPECLSVAISGSGPSVIALVKGTTHRVAEAMCRTFTEHGVRSQFFVLDGSAQGARVDISMELKEALEAVNSPAGPSSEISAARAGEQGTANKAGGCR, via the coding sequence ATGAACCCGCTGATAACACTGCGGGTGCCCGCCACCAGCGCGAACCTCGGCTCCGGCTTCGACGCGATCGGGATGGCGGTCTCCCTCTACAACATATTCAAGGTCATGGAACTTCGCCCCGAAGGCGAATACGAGGTAGAGGCGCACGGCGAAGGCTGCCGTGAACTCTCCTCGCCAAAGGCGAACCTCGTCATCGTAGCCTATGAGGAGACCTGCAAACGCTGGAATGTGAAAGGGCCGGGATTCTCCCTCTGGTGCCACAACATAATCCCGCTCTGCCGCGGCCTCGGCAGCTCCGCCGGCGCCGTCGTCGCCGGAGTCCTCATAGCCAAATATCTCACCGGCTATGAGGCCGGCGAGGACGAACTGCTGCGCGCGATGACCGTCATCGAGGGCCATCCTGACAACGTCGCTCCCTGCTACCTCGGCGGCATGGTCGTGAGCTGCTGGGACGGGCAGGACCTTCGCTACGTCAACCTGCCGGCGCTGCCGCCAGAGGTGCTCTGCGTCGTCGCCGTACCCGACGAGAGGGTCAAGACCTCCGACGCGCGCAAGGCGCTTCCCAAAGAGGTCCCCTTCGGGGACGCCGTTTTCAACGTAGGGCGCGCGGCGCTGCTCACCGCCGCCTGGGCCACCGGCAAATGGGATTACCTCAAATGGGGAATGGACGACAAGCTCCATCAGCCCTACCGCAGCAAGCTTTTCTCCGGCGGCGAAGTCATCTTCTCGCGCGTGGAGGCGCTGCCGGAGTGCCTCAGCGTCGCGATCAGCGGTTCGGGGCCCAGCGTCATCGCGCTCGTCAAGGGAACGACCCACCGTGTCGCGGAGGCGATGTGCCGCACATTCACCGAACATGGGGTGCGCTCGCAGTTCTTCGTTCTCGACGGAAGTGCCCAGGGCGCGCGCGTCGACATAAGCATGGAGCTTAAGGAAGCGCTGGAAGCGGTAAATTCACCGGCAGGCCCGTCCTCGGAAATTTCCGCCGCTCGCGCAGGCGAACAGGGGACTGCGAACAAAGCCGGGGGGTGCAGATAA
- a CDS encoding D-alanine--D-alanine ligase: MKVVILCGGVSPEREVSLNSGAAVAKAMADFGYEAELCDITSISEFVKNWPGYKADGVFIALHGGWGEDGRIQAVLEAFGIPYTGSGPEACMLSMDKAAAKLLFANAGVPVPRGFIATRDDDKRKLAGEYIQNHGKIIVKPNGGGSTVGVTIVSEIAEYGAALELAWQSEAKALVEEFIDGEEVTVPVMETADGKALALPAIHIKPKSGFYDYKNKYTSGCTEYICPSDLSEEINSRLADAAVIAYRALGCRSYSRVDFRVTPEGALYALEVNTAPGMTATSLVPKSAKSSGFSFGEFLDEVVRFSFAIDREER; this comes from the coding sequence ATGAAAGTTGTTATATTATGCGGCGGAGTAAGCCCGGAGCGCGAGGTCTCGCTGAATTCAGGGGCCGCGGTCGCGAAGGCTATGGCCGATTTCGGCTACGAGGCAGAGCTGTGCGATATCACCTCCATAAGCGAGTTTGTCAAAAACTGGCCGGGTTATAAGGCGGACGGCGTCTTTATCGCCCTCCACGGAGGCTGGGGCGAAGACGGCAGGATACAGGCCGTCCTTGAAGCCTTTGGGATCCCCTACACCGGTTCGGGCCCCGAAGCCTGTATGCTCTCGATGGATAAGGCCGCCGCGAAGCTTCTCTTCGCCAACGCCGGAGTGCCGGTGCCGCGCGGTTTTATCGCCACAAGAGATGACGACAAGAGAAAACTTGCCGGGGAATACATCCAAAACCACGGGAAGATAATCGTGAAGCCCAACGGCGGCGGAAGCACAGTCGGCGTTACCATCGTCTCTGAGATCGCTGAATACGGCGCGGCGCTGGAGCTTGCCTGGCAGTCGGAGGCAAAGGCGCTCGTCGAAGAGTTCATTGACGGTGAAGAGGTCACTGTGCCCGTGATGGAGACCGCGGACGGAAAGGCGCTGGCGCTGCCGGCGATACATATAAAACCGAAGAGCGGTTTTTATGACTATAAAAATAAGTATACCTCCGGCTGTACCGAGTATATCTGCCCTTCCGACCTTTCTGAGGAGATAAATTCACGGCTGGCCGATGCCGCAGTCATCGCCTACAGGGCGCTGGGCTGCCGCTCCTACAGCCGCGTCGACTTCCGCGTCACGCCGGAGGGCGCGCTTTATGCGCTGGAGGTCAACACCGCCCCCGGAATGACCGCGACGAGCCTTGTGCCGAAGTCGGCGAAGAGCAGCGGGTTTTCTTTTGGAGAGTTTTTAGACGAGGTGGTCAGATTCTCATTCGCGATCGACAGGGAAGAGAGATAG